In Neorhizobium galegae, the following proteins share a genomic window:
- the tkt gene encoding transketolase, with protein MTSLDKHNRMANAIRFLAMDAVEKANSGHPGLPMGAADIATVLFTRYLKFDPKNSLWPDRDRFVLSAGHGSMLLYSLLFLTGYEDMTMEDIKQFRQLGSKTAGHPEYGHASGIETTTGPLGQGIANAVGMAIAERKLEEEFGSDLQNHFTYALCGDGCLMEGISQEAIALAGHLKLNKLVLFWDNNSITIDGAVSLSDSTDQVMRFKSAHWNTIEIDGHDVDQISGAIEAAQKSDRPTFIACKTIIGFGAPNKQGTHKVHGSPLGAEEIAAARQALNWEAEAFTVPADVLDAWRLAGLRSTKTRKDWEDRLASTETGKKAEFVRRFAGDLPGNFDSAIDAFKRKIAENNPTVATRKASEDALEVINGIVIETLGGSADLTPSNNTKTSQMKSITPTDFSGRYMHWGIREHAMAAAMNGISLHGGLIPYSGGFLIFSDYCRPSVRLAALMGIRVVHVWTHDSIGVGEDGPTHQPVEQVAALRAIPNLLMFRPADETETAECWQLALKEKHRPSGLALTRQNLAPARKTYEEKNLCAQGAYELVSAADAKVTIFASGSEVELALKAQAVLDGKGIATRVVSVPCVELFFDQPESYQTAVVGNSPVKIAVEAGVREGWDHFIGPKGAFIGMKSFGASGPAKDLFKHFGITAEAVVAAAEKQLA; from the coding sequence ATGACCTCTCTCGACAAACATAACCGGATGGCGAACGCGATCCGATTCCTCGCCATGGATGCTGTAGAGAAGGCCAATTCCGGCCATCCCGGCCTGCCGATGGGCGCTGCCGACATCGCGACCGTGCTCTTTACCCGCTATTTGAAATTCGATCCGAAGAACTCGCTCTGGCCGGACCGCGACCGTTTCGTGCTGTCTGCCGGCCACGGTTCCATGCTGCTTTATTCGCTGCTGTTCCTCACCGGTTACGAGGACATGACGATGGAGGACATCAAGCAGTTCCGCCAGCTCGGCTCCAAGACCGCCGGCCATCCGGAATACGGCCATGCGTCGGGCATCGAGACGACCACCGGTCCGCTCGGCCAGGGCATTGCCAATGCCGTCGGCATGGCGATCGCCGAACGCAAGCTGGAAGAGGAGTTCGGCTCCGACCTGCAGAACCATTTCACCTATGCGCTGTGCGGCGACGGCTGCCTGATGGAAGGCATCAGCCAGGAAGCGATCGCGCTTGCCGGCCACCTGAAGCTCAACAAGCTCGTGCTCTTCTGGGACAACAACTCGATCACCATCGACGGCGCCGTCTCCCTGTCGGACTCGACCGACCAGGTGATGCGCTTCAAGTCCGCCCACTGGAACACGATCGAGATCGACGGCCATGACGTCGACCAGATCTCGGGCGCGATCGAAGCCGCCCAGAAGTCCGACCGCCCGACCTTCATCGCCTGCAAGACCATCATCGGCTTCGGCGCTCCCAACAAGCAGGGCACCCACAAGGTCCACGGTTCGCCGCTCGGCGCCGAGGAAATCGCGGCAGCTCGGCAGGCGCTGAACTGGGAGGCGGAAGCCTTCACCGTTCCGGCCGACGTTCTCGATGCATGGCGCCTCGCAGGCCTGCGCTCGACCAAGACCCGCAAGGATTGGGAGGATCGCCTGGCTTCGACCGAAACCGGCAAGAAGGCCGAGTTCGTGCGCCGTTTCGCCGGCGATCTGCCGGGCAATTTCGACAGCGCCATCGACGCCTTCAAGAGGAAGATCGCCGAGAACAACCCGACCGTCGCGACCCGCAAGGCCTCCGAGGACGCGCTCGAGGTCATCAACGGCATCGTCATCGAAACGCTCGGCGGCTCGGCCGACCTGACGCCGTCGAACAACACCAAGACCAGCCAGATGAAGTCGATCACCCCGACCGACTTCTCCGGCCGCTACATGCACTGGGGCATCCGCGAACACGCGATGGCCGCGGCCATGAACGGCATCTCGCTGCATGGCGGCCTGATCCCCTATTCCGGCGGCTTCCTGATCTTCTCGGATTACTGCCGTCCGTCCGTCCGCCTCGCAGCCCTGATGGGCATCCGCGTCGTGCACGTCTGGACGCATGATTCGATCGGCGTCGGCGAAGACGGCCCGACCCACCAGCCGGTCGAGCAGGTCGCGGCACTTCGCGCCATCCCGAACCTCTTGATGTTCCGCCCGGCCGACGAGACCGAGACGGCCGAGTGCTGGCAGCTGGCGCTCAAGGAAAAGCACCGCCCGTCCGGCCTGGCGCTGACCCGCCAGAATCTGGCGCCGGCCCGCAAGACCTATGAAGAGAAGAACCTCTGCGCCCAGGGCGCTTACGAACTCGTCTCCGCGGCCGACGCCAAGGTGACGATCTTCGCTTCGGGTTCGGAAGTCGAACTGGCGCTGAAGGCGCAAGCTGTCCTCGACGGCAAGGGCATCGCGACCCGCGTCGTTTCCGTCCCCTGCGTCGAGCTCTTCTTCGACCAGCCGGAATCCTACCAGACCGCGGTCGTCGGCAATTCGCCGGTCAAGATTGCCGTCGAAGCCGGCGTGCGCGAAGGCTGGGATCACTTCATCGGTCCGAAGGGCGCCTTCATCGGCATGAAGTCCTTCGGCGCTTCGGGCCCTGCCAAGGATCTCTTCAAGCACTTCGGCATCACCGCGGAAGCGGTTGTTGCCGCAGCCGAAAAACAGCTCGCCTGA
- a CDS encoding DUF4164 domain-containing protein, whose product MPSEKTIDMVISELSAAIGGLESAVDARIERQRETQDVEGEVRRVHADRARLAQELDQSQFRANRLEEVNREVSRRLVTAMETIRAVLDR is encoded by the coding sequence ATGCCGTCGGAAAAGACGATCGACATGGTGATTTCGGAACTCAGCGCGGCGATCGGCGGTCTTGAGAGCGCCGTCGACGCGCGCATCGAGCGCCAGCGCGAGACTCAGGATGTGGAGGGCGAGGTCCGCCGGGTGCACGCGGACCGGGCACGGCTCGCACAGGAGCTCGATCAGTCGCAATTCCGCGCCAATCGACTGGAAGAAGTAAACCGGGAAGTCTCGAGGCGCCTCGTGACGGCGATGGAAACCATCCGCGCCGTGCTCGACCGCTGA
- the gap gene encoding type I glyceraldehyde-3-phosphate dehydrogenase codes for MTVKVAINGFGRIGRNVLRAIVESGRTDIEVVAINDLGPVETNAHLLRYDSIHGKFPADVKVEGDTITVGGGKPIKVTAIKDPATLPHGALGVDIALECTGIFTARDKAAAHLTAGAKRVIVSAPADGADLTVVFGVNHDQLTREHLVISNASCTTNCLVPVVKVLDDAIGIDHGFMTTIHSYTGDQPTLDTMHKDLYRARAAALSMIPTSTGAAKAVGLVLPHLKGKLDGTSIRVPTPNVSVVDFKFVAKKTTTVAEVNEAIKAASNGALKGILGYTEEPLVSRDFNHDSHSSIFAIDQTKVLEGNFVRILSWYDNEWGFSNRMADTAVAFAKLI; via the coding sequence ATGACTGTGAAAGTTGCCATCAACGGCTTTGGCCGCATCGGCCGTAACGTTCTGCGTGCTATCGTGGAATCCGGCCGCACCGACATCGAAGTCGTTGCCATCAACGACCTCGGCCCGGTCGAGACCAATGCCCACCTGCTCCGCTACGATTCCATCCACGGCAAGTTCCCGGCCGATGTGAAGGTCGAGGGCGACACGATCACCGTCGGCGGCGGCAAGCCGATCAAGGTGACCGCGATCAAGGATCCGGCGACCCTGCCGCACGGTGCACTCGGCGTCGATATCGCGCTCGAATGCACGGGCATCTTCACCGCCCGCGACAAGGCCGCGGCGCACCTGACCGCCGGCGCCAAGCGCGTCATCGTCTCGGCGCCTGCCGACGGTGCCGACCTCACCGTCGTCTTCGGCGTCAACCACGACCAGCTGACCCGGGAACACCTGGTCATCTCCAACGCGTCCTGCACCACCAACTGCCTGGTTCCGGTGGTCAAGGTCCTCGACGACGCGATCGGCATCGATCATGGCTTCATGACCACGATCCACTCCTACACGGGTGACCAGCCGACCCTCGACACGATGCACAAGGACCTTTATCGCGCCCGTGCAGCAGCCCTCTCGATGATCCCGACCTCGACCGGTGCCGCCAAGGCCGTCGGCCTGGTTCTGCCGCACCTCAAGGGCAAGCTCGACGGCACCTCGATCCGCGTGCCGACCCCGAACGTCTCGGTCGTCGACTTCAAGTTCGTCGCCAAGAAGACGACCACGGTTGCCGAAGTCAACGAAGCGATCAAGGCCGCTTCCAACGGCGCGCTGAAGGGCATCCTCGGTTACACCGAAGAGCCGCTCGTCAGCCGCGACTTCAACCACGACAGCCATTCCTCGATCTTCGCGATCGACCAGACCAAGGTGCTCGAAGGCAATTTCGTCCGCATCCTGTCCTGGTACGACAACGAATGGGGCTTCTCGAACCGCATGGCCGACACGGCCGTGGCGTTTGCCAAGCTGATCTGA